The proteins below come from a single Jaculus jaculus isolate mJacJac1 chromosome X, mJacJac1.mat.Y.cur, whole genome shotgun sequence genomic window:
- the Tab3 gene encoding TGF-beta-activated kinase 1 and MAP3K7-binding protein 3 isoform X2 — MAQSTPQLDIQVLHDLRQRFPEIPEGVVSQCMLQNNNNLEACCRALSQESSKYLYMEYHSPEDNRMNRNRLLHINLGIHSPGSYHPGEGAHLNGGRTLVHSSSDGHIDPQHTGGKQLICLVQEPHSAPAVVAATPNYNPFFMNEQNRSAATPSSQPPQQPSSMQTGMNPSAMQGPSPPPPSYMHIPRYSTNPITVTVSQNLPSGQTVPRALQILPQIPSNLYGSPGSIYIRQTSQSSSGRQTPQSTPWQSSPQGPVPHYSQRPLPVYPHQQNYQPSQYSPKQQQMPQSAYHSPPPSQCPSPFSSPQHQVQPSQLGHPSSHVFMPPSPSTTPPHLYQQGPPSYQKQGSHSVAYLPYPASSLPKGSMKKIEITVEPTQRPGTAITRSPSPISNQPSPRNQHSLYTATTPPSSSPSRGISSQPKPPFSVNPVFITYTQPTGPSCAPSPSPRVIPNPTTVFKITVGRATTENLLNLVDQEERSAAPEPIQPISVIPGSGGEKGSHKYQRSSSSGSDDYAYTQALLLHQRARMERLAKQLKHEKEELERLKAEVNSMEHDLMQRRLRRVSCTTAIPTPEEMTRLRSMNRQLQINVDCTLKEVDLLQSRGNFDPKAMNNFYDHIEPGPVVPPKPSKKAHLSGSKQNPRVQPRDEDYEGAPWNCDSCTFLNHPALNRCEQCEMPRYT, encoded by the exons ATGGCGCAAAGCACTCCACAGCTTGATATTCAGGTTCTCCATGATCTTCGACAGCGTTTTCCTGAAATTCCAGAGGGTGTGGTATCTCAGTGCATGTTACAG AATAACAACAATCTTGAAGCCTGTTGCCGAGCCCTTTCCCAGGAGAGTAGCAAATACTTGTATATGGAATACCATAGTCCAGAAGACAATAGGATGAATAGAAATCGCCTTTTGCATATTAACCTGGGTATCCATTCTCCTGGCAGCTACCACCCAGGAGAAGGAGCTCACCTTAATGGTGGTCGAACACTGGTACATAGTTCAAGTGATGGGCATATTGACCCACAGCATACAGGAGGTAAACAGCTGATATGTTTAGTTCAGGAACCGCACTCAGCACCAGCTGTTGTGGCTGCTACTCCCAACTATAATCCATTTTTTATGAATGAACAGAACAGAAGTGCAGCTACTCCTTCTTCACAGCCACCTCAGCAGCCATCTTCCATGCAAACAGGAATGAATCCATCTGCTATGCAAGGGCCTTCCCCACCACCTCCATCTTACATGCACATACCTCGGTATAGTACAAATCCAATTACTGTTACAGTGTCCCAAAATCTCCCTTCTGGACAGACTGTACCAAGAGCTTTACAGATTCTTCCACAAATTCCAAGCAATCTCTATGGGTCTCCTGGTTCTATTTATATTAGACAGACATCTCAGAGCTCATCAGGAAGACAAACTCCTCAGAGTACACCATGGCAGTCCTCACCACAGGGCCCAGTGCCTCATTATAGCCAACGTCCTTTGCCTGTTTATCCACATCAACAGAACTATCAACCTTCTCAGTATTCTCCCAAACAACAGCAGATGCCTCAATCAGCTTACCATTCACCACCACCTTCTCAGTGTCCTTCACCCTTCAGCTCTCCACAGCATCAAGTTCAACCTTCCCAGCTGGGCCATCCGAGCTCTCATGTGTTTATGCCACCTAGCCCTTCAACTACTCCACCCCATCTGTATCAACAAGGACCTCCTAGTTATCAGAAACAGGGAAGCCATTCAGTAGCCTATCTCCCATACCCAGCATCTAGCTTACCCAAAGGTTCCATGAAGAAGATAGAAATTACAGTTGAACCTACTCAAAGACCTGGGACAGCAATAACTAGAAGTCCTTCACCCATCAGTAACCAACCATCTCCACGGAATCAGCACTCACTGTATACAGCCACCACGCCACCTTCAAGTTCTCCTTCAAGAGGGATATCTAGTCAACCAAAACCTCCATTTAGTGTTAATCCTGTGTTTATTACATATACACAGCCAACTGGACCGTCATGTGCTCCATCACCATCTCCTCGGGTGATACCAAACCCAactacagtttttaaaattactgtAGGCCGAGCAACAActgaaaatcttttaaatttagtGGACCAAGAAGAGCGCTCTGCAGCACCAGAACCTATTCAGCCCATTTCCGTGATACCAGGCTCTGGGGGAGAAAAGGGAAGCCATAAGTATCAAAGGAGTTCTAGTTCTGGATCAGATGACTATGCCTATACACAAG CCTTGCTGTTACATCAGCGAGCAAGGATGGAGAGGTTAGCAAAGCAATTGAAACATGAAAAAGAGGAACTAGAGCGGTTGAAGGCTGAAGTTAACAGTATGGAGCATGACCTGATGCAGAGACGGCTCAGAAGGGTCAGCTGTACTACTGCAATCCCCACG CCTGAGGAAATGACGAGATTGAGAAGCATGAACAGACAACTCCAGATAAATGTTGACTGTACACTGAAAGAAGTTGACCTCCTTCAATCTAGAG GAAACTTTGATCCAAAAGCCATGAATAATTTTTATGACCACATAGAACCTGGCCCAGTTGTACCACCAAAACCATCTAAAAAAG CGCATCTAAGTGGCTCTAAACAGAACCCTCGTGTACAACCCCGAGATGAAGATTATGAAGGGGCTCCCTGGAATTGTGACAGCTGTACCTTTCTCAACCACCCAGCACTGAATCGCTGTGAGCAGTGTGAGATGCCACGGTACACTTGA
- the Tab3 gene encoding TGF-beta-activated kinase 1 and MAP3K7-binding protein 3 isoform X1 — translation MAQSTPQLDIQVLHDLRQRFPEIPEGVVSQCMLQNNNNLEACCRALSQESSKYLYMEYHSPEDNRMNRNRLLHINLGIHSPGSYHPGEGAHLNGGRTLVHSSSDGHIDPQHTGGKQLICLVQEPHSAPAVVAATPNYNPFFMNEQNRSAATPSSQPPQQPSSMQTGMNPSAMQGPSPPPPSYMHIPRYSTNPITVTVSQNLPSGQTVPRALQILPQIPSNLYGSPGSIYIRQTSQSSSGRQTPQSTPWQSSPQGPVPHYSQRPLPVYPHQQNYQPSQYSPKQQQMPQSAYHSPPPSQCPSPFSSPQHQVQPSQLGHPSSHVFMPPSPSTTPPHLYQQGPPSYQKQGSHSVAYLPYPASSLPKGSMKKIEITVEPTQRPGTAITRSPSPISNQPSPRNQHSLYTATTPPSSSPSRGISSQPKPPFSVNPVFITYTQPTGPSCAPSPSPRVIPNPTTVFKITVGRATTENLLNLVDQEERSAAPEPIQPISVIPGSGGEKGSHKYQRSSSSGSDDYAYTQALLLHQRARMERLAKQLKHEKEELERLKAEVNSMEHDLMQRRLRRVSCTTAIPTPEEMTRLRSMNRQLQINVDCTLKEVDLLQSRGNFDPKAMNNFYDHIEPGPVVPPKPSKKDSSDPCTVERKARRISVTSKVQADVHETQAAAADAHLSGSKQNPRVQPRDEDYEGAPWNCDSCTFLNHPALNRCEQCEMPRYT, via the exons ATGGCGCAAAGCACTCCACAGCTTGATATTCAGGTTCTCCATGATCTTCGACAGCGTTTTCCTGAAATTCCAGAGGGTGTGGTATCTCAGTGCATGTTACAG AATAACAACAATCTTGAAGCCTGTTGCCGAGCCCTTTCCCAGGAGAGTAGCAAATACTTGTATATGGAATACCATAGTCCAGAAGACAATAGGATGAATAGAAATCGCCTTTTGCATATTAACCTGGGTATCCATTCTCCTGGCAGCTACCACCCAGGAGAAGGAGCTCACCTTAATGGTGGTCGAACACTGGTACATAGTTCAAGTGATGGGCATATTGACCCACAGCATACAGGAGGTAAACAGCTGATATGTTTAGTTCAGGAACCGCACTCAGCACCAGCTGTTGTGGCTGCTACTCCCAACTATAATCCATTTTTTATGAATGAACAGAACAGAAGTGCAGCTACTCCTTCTTCACAGCCACCTCAGCAGCCATCTTCCATGCAAACAGGAATGAATCCATCTGCTATGCAAGGGCCTTCCCCACCACCTCCATCTTACATGCACATACCTCGGTATAGTACAAATCCAATTACTGTTACAGTGTCCCAAAATCTCCCTTCTGGACAGACTGTACCAAGAGCTTTACAGATTCTTCCACAAATTCCAAGCAATCTCTATGGGTCTCCTGGTTCTATTTATATTAGACAGACATCTCAGAGCTCATCAGGAAGACAAACTCCTCAGAGTACACCATGGCAGTCCTCACCACAGGGCCCAGTGCCTCATTATAGCCAACGTCCTTTGCCTGTTTATCCACATCAACAGAACTATCAACCTTCTCAGTATTCTCCCAAACAACAGCAGATGCCTCAATCAGCTTACCATTCACCACCACCTTCTCAGTGTCCTTCACCCTTCAGCTCTCCACAGCATCAAGTTCAACCTTCCCAGCTGGGCCATCCGAGCTCTCATGTGTTTATGCCACCTAGCCCTTCAACTACTCCACCCCATCTGTATCAACAAGGACCTCCTAGTTATCAGAAACAGGGAAGCCATTCAGTAGCCTATCTCCCATACCCAGCATCTAGCTTACCCAAAGGTTCCATGAAGAAGATAGAAATTACAGTTGAACCTACTCAAAGACCTGGGACAGCAATAACTAGAAGTCCTTCACCCATCAGTAACCAACCATCTCCACGGAATCAGCACTCACTGTATACAGCCACCACGCCACCTTCAAGTTCTCCTTCAAGAGGGATATCTAGTCAACCAAAACCTCCATTTAGTGTTAATCCTGTGTTTATTACATATACACAGCCAACTGGACCGTCATGTGCTCCATCACCATCTCCTCGGGTGATACCAAACCCAactacagtttttaaaattactgtAGGCCGAGCAACAActgaaaatcttttaaatttagtGGACCAAGAAGAGCGCTCTGCAGCACCAGAACCTATTCAGCCCATTTCCGTGATACCAGGCTCTGGGGGAGAAAAGGGAAGCCATAAGTATCAAAGGAGTTCTAGTTCTGGATCAGATGACTATGCCTATACACAAG CCTTGCTGTTACATCAGCGAGCAAGGATGGAGAGGTTAGCAAAGCAATTGAAACATGAAAAAGAGGAACTAGAGCGGTTGAAGGCTGAAGTTAACAGTATGGAGCATGACCTGATGCAGAGACGGCTCAGAAGGGTCAGCTGTACTACTGCAATCCCCACG CCTGAGGAAATGACGAGATTGAGAAGCATGAACAGACAACTCCAGATAAATGTTGACTGTACACTGAAAGAAGTTGACCTCCTTCAATCTAGAG GAAACTTTGATCCAAAAGCCATGAATAATTTTTATGACCACATAGAACCTGGCCCAGTTGTACCACCAAAACCATCTAAAAAAG ACTCCTCAGACCCCTGCACAGTTGAGAGAAAAGCCCGAAGAATTAGCGTGACCTCCAAAGTACAGGCAGATGTCCATGAAACCCAGGCAGCAGCTGCAGATG CGCATCTAAGTGGCTCTAAACAGAACCCTCGTGTACAACCCCGAGATGAAGATTATGAAGGGGCTCCCTGGAATTGTGACAGCTGTACCTTTCTCAACCACCCAGCACTGAATCGCTGTGAGCAGTGTGAGATGCCACGGTACACTTGA